Part of the Leptospira johnsonii genome is shown below.
GCTGTTTTTTCAGTGATATCAGAAGTAATTCTTTTGTAGATACTAGTAGACCCGAACATCCAAACCGCTTTAGAGAGAGAGAATATTGTATCAAAAACTTGCTCTCTATTTTCGAGCTTCTGGGCGGGGAATGTGATAAGGCTTGCATCAAACTTTTCACCTTCGTTCTCTTTTCGGAAACTTTCCAAGGCCGCCGGATCGGACAAATCCAACAAAATAGAATCTTCTACTTTTGTTTCTCTCGAAACTCCTAAAACAGTATTCTCTTTTTTTAATGTATTTAGAATACGTAAGCCGGTGTATCCCAGCCCAAAAACTACAAACTTAGGCATTACTCCAAACCGAGTCTTTTGTAGATCAGTCCCACCTTATCCAAATAAGGAGAAATTTGGAAGATGGAATCCAGATCTCCGGGCTTCAGGACCTTTTGTACCTTAGGATCTTCCGCAAGTCTGGTCTTCAGATTTTGGGAAATATCCGCCCAAACAGCCATCGCGTGCCCTTGTACAATTGTATATGCATCCTCTCTAGTGATCCCGCCCTTTTCTATCAAATGAAGAAGTACCTTTTGAGAGAAAATCAAACCTCTTGTGGTTTCCAATGTTCTTGCGATCGCATCAGGATATACATGTAGATTTTTTACTACGAATAACATTTTATCCAAGATATACTCAAGAGCAATCGTGGAATCCGGAACAACTATCCTTTCTGCAGAAGAATGAGAAATATCTCTTTCATGCCATAAGGCCACGTTTTGTAAAGCGGTAGAAACATTGGAACGGATCACTCTAGAAATACCGGAAATCCTTTCACAGATCACAGGATTTCTTTTATGAGGCATCGCAGAAGATCCCTTTTGCCCAGGAGAAAAAGGTTCCTCTACTTCTCTACCTTCCGTTTTTTGAAGAAGACGAACTTCAGTTGCAAAACGATCCAAGCTCGCTGCAGTTACGCCTAACGCGGACATATAAGCCGCATGTCTATCCCTAGAAACTACTTGAGTCGCGATCGGATCAGGTTTGAGCCCTAATTTTTCGCAGACGTATTCTTCGATATCAGGTTCTATATTGGAATATGTTCCGACTGCACCTGACAATTTTCCTACAGCTACTTCTTCTTTTGCCAGGGCCATGCGTACCCTGTTTCTTTTCATTTCTTCGTAAAATAATGCGAACTTTAAGCCCAATGTCATTGGTTCCGCATGTATTCCGTGAGATCTTCCGATACAAGGAAGGTCTCTATACTGGATTGCCTTCTCCTTGATCGCTTCTATCAGCTGGTCTGTCTTTCTTAGGATCAGATCCATTGCTTGGACCATCTGCACACAAAGTGCAGTGTCGCCAATATCGGAAGAAGTTAGGCCATAATGCACGTGCCTACCTGCAGGCCCGATATACGAATTCATATTAGTTAAGAATGCGATTACGTCATGATGAACTTTGGATTCGATTTCCAAAATTTCGTCCACGTTGAATCTTGCCTTGGAACGGATCTCTTCGAAGTCTTCTTTAGGGACCTCTCCTTTTTTCATCCGGGCTTCGGTGGCCAATATTTCGATCTCTTTCCAAATATCGAATTTGTTCTCCAATTCCCAAATTTTAGAAATCTCCGGATTTGAGTACCGATCAATCATTCCAATTTCCTTGGGGAAATACCCCCATTGATAGGATTTTTATCCGGGGTCGATCCGTAAAACGTTTTTAAAAGGCACTGAGTTTAGAAGAGGCACAGAGCCTTGGTCACACAGAGACGCGGAGTCGCTGAGAAATGAGTAGGCAGGAATCCAAACATGTATTTATAAAAACCCTTAAAACCTCTGCGTCTTTGTGCCTCTGTGTGAAAATATCTTAGAATCTCACTTAACTCTGCGTCTTCCTATCAGGATCGATCCCTTTTTTGCGAAGCCATTTGCGGCGTCCCTTTTCTCCGAACCATTTTAATATGGGAGAAAGTGAACCGACTAACCAAGGAAACACAGCAGCCAATCTAGAAGTAAGTCCGTCGCTATAAGGAACATATATCTCAAGCCTACCCGTTTGGATGCCTTTTAATACAGCCTTCGCAACATCATCCGGAGATTTCACTGCATTCAACCAATTCAAAACGGTTCCTCCGTTCATTGCTTCATGCATAAGCATCGGAGTATCCACTGCTGCAGGATAGATACCGGAAATTTTGACACCACTTCCTTTTAACTCTTCGTGGATTGCAGTTAAAAAACCTCTTAGACCGAATTTGGTAGCGGAATACAACGCAGAATCTGCAAGAGAGATGATCCCACCTATAGATACAATATTTGCTACAGATCCTTTTCCTCTTTCCAACATCATAGGAACGATAGCTCGTATCAATCTAATCGGAGCGAGTAAATTGATGCCAGCATGGCGATCTATTTCCGAAATGTTTTGTTCTAGAAAGGGGCCTTCTTTAGCATACCCTGCGTTATTTACCAAAACCTCTACATCGGGGAATTTGGATTTAACTATCGAAACTAGTGATTCCAATTCTTCAGATTTCGTCAAATCGCAGGCGATCAATTCAGGATTTTTGGAAAGCCTACTTGAAATCGACTTCATCTTTTCTTTCTCAATATCGCAAAGTATCAAACGATACCCTGCTTTATCTAAACGTAATGCAATCGCTTCTCCGATTCCACCTCCCGCACCTGTAATCAAAGCGGTTTTAGAAAAGGAAGATCCTTGCGTCCGCGAACTCATCTAGCTGCCCTTGCAAGATCTGCAGATGTTGCGGCAGAATTATCGACCTTTTTCAAAATATCGAATTGTCCTGACTTCAACTCAGGCCATCCCATTTTACGTTGGATCTTTGATCGATATTTTTTATAAGCGACTTGGTTCACATATACGGAATGTCGTCCAGTATTCAAATAATGGATCCCTCCATTTAATAATGGTCTATCGGTACGTATCAGAGCTCCGAATCTTTTGGCTGAACTATCTCCCTTTCGTTTCGCATCTATATAAGAAGAAATTAAATTAGCCATCTCATCGAACATCTTGTATGCGCCTCCATCGGTTTCCATATAACCTAGAGCATAAAGATTTTCGTAATTGCGATTAAAAAGAGTAAGATAGAGTTCAGGACGGCCATTTTTCCATTCGAAATATTTTTCTTCCATATACGGAATCGCCCAATGGTATCCGGTAGCAAGCACGACCAAGTCGATCTTTTCTTTGGAACCGTCCTTAAATTCCACAAACTCTCCGTTCAATCTAGAAATATCACCCTTCGCGATCACGTCCCCATGACGAAGATTATGCAGAAGTTGGTCGTTGATGATCGGATGAGTTTCGAAAATTTTATGATCCGGTGCCGGAAGACCGATCTTAGTCAAATCTCCTACTAAAAACTTTAAAATGATGCCAAAAACCCATTGGGAAAACCAATTCGGAATCCAATGTGCTCCATCACCGAATACGTCTGCAGGCATTCCGAAAATATGTTTTGGAATAAAATGATAACCTCTTCTCACACTAATGAATGCCTGATCTGCTGCGACTCCGGCGTCACAGGCAATA
Proteins encoded:
- the purB gene encoding adenylosuccinate lyase, translated to MIDRYSNPEISKIWELENKFDIWKEIEILATEARMKKGEVPKEDFEEIRSKARFNVDEILEIESKVHHDVIAFLTNMNSYIGPAGRHVHYGLTSSDIGDTALCVQMVQAMDLILRKTDQLIEAIKEKAIQYRDLPCIGRSHGIHAEPMTLGLKFALFYEEMKRNRVRMALAKEEVAVGKLSGAVGTYSNIEPDIEEYVCEKLGLKPDPIATQVVSRDRHAAYMSALGVTAASLDRFATEVRLLQKTEGREVEEPFSPGQKGSSAMPHKRNPVICERISGISRVIRSNVSTALQNVALWHERDISHSSAERIVVPDSTIALEYILDKMLFVVKNLHVYPDAIARTLETTRGLIFSQKVLLHLIEKGGITREDAYTIVQGHAMAVWADISQNLKTRLAEDPKVQKVLKPGDLDSIFQISPYLDKVGLIYKRLGLE
- a CDS encoding SDR family NAD(P)-dependent oxidoreductase — its product is MSSRTQGSSFSKTALITGAGGGIGEAIALRLDKAGYRLILCDIEKEKMKSISSRLSKNPELIACDLTKSEELESLVSIVKSKFPDVEVLVNNAGYAKEGPFLEQNISEIDRHAGINLLAPIRLIRAIVPMMLERGKGSVANIVSIGGIISLADSALYSATKFGLRGFLTAIHEELKGSGVKISGIYPAAVDTPMLMHEAMNGGTVLNWLNAVKSPDDVAKAVLKGIQTGRLEIYVPYSDGLTSRLAAVFPWLVGSLSPILKWFGEKGRRKWLRKKGIDPDRKTQS
- a CDS encoding flavin-containing monooxygenase, with the translated sequence MKEQTIISNSDEAHDYSGHYCIVGAGPAGLSMARSLKSKGIPFHVIERHKDVGGIWDIENPGSPMYKSAHFISSKYLSNYADYPMPNEYPDYPSNRQILAYHRAFAREYDLYRHIKFNSSVQSIQQKGSKWLVKFEDGESGLYEGVICASGITWSPNIPKLQGIETFKGEVIHSVKYKDISSFRGKRVLIVGAGNSGCDIACDAGVAADQAFISVRRGYHFIPKHIFGMPADVFGDGAHWIPNWFSQWVFGIILKFLVGDLTKIGLPAPDHKIFETHPIINDQLLHNLRHGDVIAKGDISRLNGEFVEFKDGSKEKIDLVVLATGYHWAIPYMEEKYFEWKNGRPELYLTLFNRNYENLYALGYMETDGGAYKMFDEMANLISSYIDAKRKGDSSAKRFGALIRTDRPLLNGGIHYLNTGRHSVYVNQVAYKKYRSKIQRKMGWPELKSGQFDILKKVDNSAATSADLARAAR